The following coding sequences lie in one Xylocopa sonorina isolate GNS202 chromosome 7, iyXylSono1_principal, whole genome shotgun sequence genomic window:
- the Rpl36 gene encoding ribosomal protein L36 produces MAPRYELAVGLNRGHKTTKIRVAKNKNEKKKTVCVLPARLKGRQTKHSKFVRDLIREVTGHAPYEKRAMELLKVSKDKRALKFLKRRLGTHIRAKRKREELGNILVQMRKAAAHH; encoded by the exons ATGGCTCCAAGGTACGAATTGGCGGTTGGCCTTAACAGAGGTCACAAGACAACTAAGATCCGCGTGGCTAAAAACAAAAATGAGAAGAAGAAGACGGTGTGTGTTCTGCCAGCAAGATTAAAGGGG AGACAAACGAAGCACAGTAAATTCGTCAGGGATTTAATCCGTGAAGTGACTGGCCATGCACCATATGAGAAGCGTGCTATGGAGTTGCTGAAAGTTTCCAAAGACAAACGTGCGCTGAAATTCTTGAAGAGGAGG TTGGGTACGCATATCAGAGCTAAGAGGAAGCGTGAAGAACTTGGAAACATCCTTGTCCAGATGAGAAAGGCCGCTGCTCATCATTAA
- the Cog3 gene encoding conserved oligomeric Golgi complex subunit 3, whose protein sequence is MSKVKNIPNNLTKWDLSEDSLAPLTNCQRECLLSLEEELFPDSRLKTEETEGTVSASNEITESVQIERCQDLLGHYARLEQKCIDRKDIKYILYLKELKARRQECHDLCLQIENALEDFATLYKQYSEVSDKTTSLYDASEQLDSDQRKLNSIVENITEYVKYYKDIDMMMEKLEAPTLSVNSEMFFNILDKIDANIDFVQNNPSFKESNTYLIKYKHCQSKAISMIQNYIFNLFSKTTESILNLRDNDDSQDNADAALALFYGRFQTILSKVRPVIEQIESKSYKRQEYDSLLSECHQYYWSQRGLVLGNSVQKSLMSVKEKYNGDHCSLVRNSCALLLHASMDEYKLFYEFFSKSSSGLTAYLESLCTSLYDTLRPFIIHINHLETLAEICCILRIEMLDEHVQNNFEPLEGFGNICLQLLHDVQERLVFRAHLYLQSDVLNYNPSPGDLAYPEKLKMMEDIAESIREETRQTTMKKISVSSNDDNILEPVSRNHIEMDSIYQKTHMGNSPADLHGMWYPTVRRTLVCLSRLYRCVDRSVFQSLSQEAISLCVQSIENAKHEIEKKATSLDAELFQIKHLLILREQIAPFQVDFTIKEYSLDFSKVKTAAFGLFEKSSRLFTLSNNALLEFLLEGAPQMKEQLIDSRKHVDNKLKYACQRLIQHATFLLIHPIFKLLEKEKLEGNASDAAQAHALGNPQDVAAAISEVLRIIKFKCPKIQQLMQLYLSNKETEFILFRPVKNNVCAAFTQLYQILSKYYNTEELLLIACPLPEQISVMLSSSSLTHGKSTQATVRKT, encoded by the coding sequence ATGTCGAAAGTGAAAAACATTCCGAATAACTTAACCAAATGGGATCTGTCAGAGGATTCCCTGGCGCCCTTAACCAATTGTCAACGAGAATGTTTATTAAGTTTAGAAGAAGAATTGTTCCCTGACAGCAGGCTCAAGACTGAAGAAACGGAGGGTACCGTGTCTGCGAGCAATGAGATCACGGAATCAGTACAAATAGAAAGGTGTCAAGATCTACTAGGACACTACGCCAGACTAGAACAGAAGTGTATAGATAGGAAAGACATAAAGTACATACTGTACCTTAAGGAACTTAAAGCTCGGAGACAGGAGTGCCACGATCTTTGTCTTCAAATAGAAAACGCATTGGAAGACTTTGCTACGTTGTACAAACAATATTCCGAGGTATCAGATAAAACGACGTCCCTTTACGACGCCAGCGAACAGCTTGACTCAGATCAAAGGAAATTGAATTCCATTGTAGAGAATATTACGGAATATGTGAAGTACTATAAGGATATCGATATGATGATGGAAAAGTTAGAAGCGCCAACGTTATCGGTTAATAGCGAGATGTTCTTTAACATACTGGATAAGATTGACGCCAACATAGACTTTGTTCAAAATAATCCATCGTTTAAAGAAAGCAATACTTACTTAATCAAATACAAGCATTGCCAGTCCAAGGCGATATctatgatacaaaattatatttttaatctGTTCAGCAAGACTACGGAGAGTATCTTAAATTTGAGGGACAATGATGACTCTCAAGATAATGCGGATGCAGCCTTGGCCCTTTTTTATGGCagatttcaaacaattttgTCGAAAGTTAGACCAGTTATAGAACAGATCGAATCAAAATCTTACAAGAGACAGGAGTACGACAGCTTGCTGTCCGAGTGCCATCAATATTATTGGAGTCAAAGGGGATTGGTGTTAGGTAACAGTGTACAAAAGTCTTTAATGTCTGTAAAAGAAAAATACAATGGAGATCACTGTAGTTTGGTACGAAACTCTTGCGCGTTGTTGCTACACGCGTCGATGGACGAGTATAAATTATTTTACGAATTCTTCTCCAAGTCATCCAGTGGATTAACGGCGTATCTTGAAAGCTTATGTACATCCCTGTACGATACATTAAGACCTTTTATAATTCATATTAATCATTTGGAAACGTTAGCAGAAATATGCTGCATATTGAGAATCGAAATGTTAGACGAACACGTACAGAATAATTTCGAACCTTTGGAAGGGTTTGGGAACATTTGTCTGCAGCTACTGCACGATGTACAAGAGAGGCTTGTATTCCGCGCGCATCTCTATTTGCAGTCGGACGTTTTGAATTATAATCCATCGCCGGGTGATTTGGCGTACCCGGAGAAACTGAAAATGATGGAGGACATCGCGGAATCGATAAGAGAGGAAACCAGACAAACAACGATGAAAAAAATATCCGTATCTTCTAACGATGATAATATCCTGGAACCAGTATCGAGAAATCATATAGAAATGGATTCTATCTATCAGAAAACGCATATGGGCAATTCGCCGGCCGATCTTCATGGGATGTGGTATCCTACTGTGCGTAGGACATTGGTATGCTTATCAAGATTGTACAGATGCGTAGACAGATCTGTTTTTCAATCTCTCAGccaggaagcgatatcgctttgcgTTCAAAGCATAGAGAATGCCAAACATGAGATCGAGAAGAAGGCGACGTCTCTGGACGCGGAACTGTTTCAGATAAAACACTTGCTCATATTACGCGAGCAGATCGCGCCGTTTCAAGTTGACTTCACTATAAAGGAATACAGTTTGGACTTTTCCAAAGTTAAAACGGCTGCGTTCGGCTTGTTTGAGAAAAGCTCGAGGCTTTTCACATTATCGAATAACGCGCTGCTAGAGTTTCTATTGGAGGGTGCCCCTCAGATGAAGGAGCAACTGATCGATTCGAGGAAACACGTGGATAATAAATTGAAATACGCTTGCCAACGTCTGATACAACACGCGACGTTCTTATTAATACATCCGATTTTTAAGTTACTCGAAAAGGAAAAACTGGAGGGTAATGCATCGGATGCAGCCCAAGCGCATGCGCTTGGAAATCCTCAGGATGTCGCAGCAGCAATTAGCGAGGTACTGCGTATAATTAAATTTAAGTGCCCTAAAATTCAACAGTTGATGCAATTGTATCTTTCTAATAAGGAGACAGAGTTTATTTTGTTTAGACCGGTAAAAAATAATGTTTGTGCTGCATTTACACAACTATATCAAATATTGAGTAAGTATTACAATACCGAGGAACTTTTGTTGATCGCGTGCCCACTACCCGAGCAAATTTCAGTTATGCTGAGTTCGTCCAGTCTTACTCATGGAAAGAGTACACAAGCTACCGTTAGGAAAACGTAG
- the Creg gene encoding cellular Repressor of E1A-stimulated Genes, which translates to MILRFAIVVGLLAFMIEAKNPQFSAEEQWQEFEEFLKWKKAREVHEDKSREIRSEKWYHENHDMYKPSEKNQQIPVDDPPPIDQAALMARYIVNQGDWVPVATISTRKDVESFPIATLVSYADGLLGNGSGIPYLYLTPLDFTAQDLAKDNRASLLFSLAQGEYCKNKRWDPMDPRCARVILTGKVKPLKNESSEYVIASKAFFQRHPGLVNMPPDHRFYFAKLKIISIVVLDTFGGPKYVSVKDYLHLPVPNISEEFNRHFPLESTENESQEEKNPVSNRLNPFVRMV; encoded by the exons ATGATTTTGCGATTTGCAATAGTCGTCGGTCTTCTGGCTTTTATGATCGAGGCGAAGAATCCGCAGTTTTCGGCCGAGGAACAGTGGCAAGAGTTTGAGGAGTTTTTGAAATGGAAGAAAGCGAGGGAAGTGCACGAGGACAAGTCGCGAGAAATCAGAAGCGAGAAATGGTATCATGAAAATCACGATATGTACAAACCATCTGAAAAGAACCAGCAAATTCCCGTGGACGATCCTCCGCCTATCGATCAAGCGGCACTAATGGCAAGATACATCGTCAATCAAGGCG ACTGGGTACCCGTAGCGACAATAAGTACAAGAAAGGACGTCGAGTCATTCCCAATCGCAACCTTAGTATCTTACGCAGACGGACTGTTAGGAAATGGATCAGGGATTCCATATCTCTACCTCACTCCTTTGGATTTTACAGCTCAAGATCTCGCA AAAGATAACCGAGCCTCGTTGTTGTTTAGTTTAGCTCAAGGCGAATATTGCAAAAACAAACGGTGGGATCCTATGGATCCACGATGCGCCAGAGTTATTCTGACCGGCAAAGTCAAACCG TTAAAGAATGAAAGTTCGGAATACGTGATAGCGTCGAAAGCATTTTTCCAACGACATCCAGGATTGGTTAATATGCCACCCG ACCATCGCTTTTACTTCGCCAAACTGAAAATAATATCGATCGTAGTACTGGACACGTTTGGTGGGCCGAAATATGTTTCTGTAAAAGATTACTTGCACCTACCAGTTCCTAATATTTCCGAAGAATTTAATCGACACTTCCCCTTAGAATCCACCGAAAATGAATCTCAGGAAGAGAAGAACCCAGTTTCTAACAGATTGAACCCTTTTGTCCGTATGGTATAA